One genomic segment of Burkholderia pyrrocinia includes these proteins:
- a CDS encoding ion channel: MNVDSSSPASRGRGRKIWSGTRPVIAYGMPPLGWRDFYHRALTVSWPVFFLSLAVLFLLLNGGFATLYLLGHEPIANQSPAGFGGAFFFSVETLATVGYGDMHPQTIYAHLVATFEIFVGMSGIALATGLVFARFSRPQAKILFARYAIVRPLNGRMTLMVRAANARQNVIAEAQAKLRLMRVEGTHEGYSLRKIHDLPLVRSEHPIFLLGWNLMHVIDESSALFGETPESLAARDASLLITIEGSDETTAQVMQARHSWAHGEIRWRHRYVDLMHDENGITHIDYTHFHEVVPVDADTDERGSPGVVVEAGAAVQGPAA; the protein is encoded by the coding sequence ATGAACGTCGATTCGTCCTCCCCAGCCTCCCGCGGCCGTGGCCGCAAGATCTGGTCGGGCACCCGCCCGGTGATCGCGTACGGGATGCCGCCGCTCGGCTGGCGCGACTTCTATCACCGCGCGCTGACGGTGAGCTGGCCCGTGTTCTTCCTGTCGCTCGCGGTGCTGTTCCTGCTGCTCAACGGCGGCTTCGCGACGCTCTACCTGCTCGGCCACGAGCCGATCGCGAACCAGTCGCCGGCCGGGTTCGGCGGCGCGTTCTTCTTCAGCGTCGAAACGCTCGCGACCGTCGGTTACGGCGACATGCATCCGCAGACCATCTATGCGCACCTGGTCGCGACGTTCGAGATCTTCGTCGGGATGTCGGGCATCGCGCTGGCCACGGGGCTCGTGTTCGCGCGGTTTTCGCGGCCGCAGGCGAAGATCCTGTTTGCGCGCTACGCGATCGTGCGGCCGCTGAACGGCCGGATGACGCTGATGGTGCGCGCCGCGAATGCGCGCCAGAACGTGATTGCCGAGGCGCAGGCGAAATTGCGGCTGATGCGCGTCGAAGGCACGCACGAGGGCTACTCGCTGCGCAAGATCCACGACCTGCCGCTCGTGCGCAGCGAGCATCCGATTTTTCTGCTCGGCTGGAACCTGATGCACGTGATCGACGAATCGAGCGCACTGTTCGGCGAGACGCCCGAATCGCTCGCCGCGCGCGACGCGTCGTTGCTGATCACGATCGAGGGCTCGGACGAGACGACCGCGCAGGTCATGCAGGCGCGTCACTCATGGGCGCATGGGGAGATCCGCTGGCGTCACCGCTATGTCGACCTGATGCACGACGAAAACGGCATCACGCACATCGACTACACGCATTTTCACGAGGTCGTGCCGGTCGACGCCGACACCGACGAGCGCGGTTCGCCGGGCGTGGTGGTCGAAGCCGGCGCCGCGGTGCAGGGCCCGGCTGCGTAG
- a CDS encoding type II toxin-antitoxin system Phd/YefM family antitoxin, translating to MELIMQVTNLQEASLDLQRLVDAAIAGERVVIMQDGKQSVRLVPLTPIHRYGALEGQIWIADDFDAPLSAEELAAFEGK from the coding sequence ATGGAGCTCATCATGCAAGTCACAAACCTCCAGGAAGCTTCGCTCGATTTGCAGCGGCTGGTCGATGCCGCGATCGCCGGCGAACGCGTCGTGATCATGCAGGACGGCAAGCAGTCGGTCCGGCTCGTGCCGCTCACACCTATCCACAGGTATGGCGCTCTCGAAGGGCAGATATGGATCGCCGATGATTTCGACGCACCGCTTTCCGCCGAAGAGCTGGCTGCGTTCGAAGGGAAGTAA
- the dapA gene encoding 4-hydroxy-tetrahydrodipicolinate synthase, producing the protein MNTRFEGIWLPIITPFHHGEVDHAALARLARHYAAAGIAGFVAGATTGEGVLLDAREQDAVFATLRDAAPGLPIVVGLTASATHFAAARARELAALRPDGLLVTPPVYLRPTQDGIRRHVEAIVDAADLPVLVYNIPYRTGVTVELETLQALARDPRVVGIKECGGTLDRMSRLVHDTPLAILSGDDNQNFAALCAGAHGAIASSAHVLPEWHVRIHALLRDGRLADARRLSVALQPLVAALFAEPNPAPVKAVLAAQGWCEDGLRLPFVPASEGVRERLGKLCAELEASAQAVAAA; encoded by the coding sequence ATGAACACACGTTTCGAAGGTATCTGGCTGCCGATCATCACGCCGTTCCACCACGGCGAAGTCGACCATGCGGCACTCGCGCGGCTCGCGCGCCACTATGCGGCAGCGGGCATCGCGGGCTTCGTCGCGGGCGCGACGACCGGTGAAGGCGTGCTGCTCGACGCGCGCGAACAGGACGCCGTGTTCGCGACGCTGCGCGACGCGGCGCCTGGCCTGCCGATCGTCGTCGGGTTGACCGCGAGCGCGACGCATTTCGCGGCGGCACGTGCGCGCGAACTCGCCGCGCTGCGGCCCGACGGGCTGCTCGTCACGCCGCCCGTCTATCTGCGGCCGACGCAGGACGGCATCCGCCGCCATGTCGAGGCGATCGTCGATGCGGCCGACCTGCCGGTGCTCGTCTACAACATCCCGTACCGCACCGGCGTGACCGTCGAACTGGAAACGCTGCAGGCGCTCGCGCGCGACCCGCGCGTCGTGGGCATCAAGGAATGCGGCGGCACGCTCGACCGGATGAGCCGGCTCGTGCACGACACGCCGCTCGCGATCCTGTCCGGCGACGACAACCAGAACTTCGCGGCACTGTGCGCCGGCGCGCATGGCGCGATCGCGAGCAGCGCGCACGTGCTGCCCGAATGGCATGTGCGCATCCATGCGCTGCTGCGCGACGGGCGGCTCGCCGATGCGCGGCGCCTGTCGGTCGCGCTGCAGCCGCTCGTCGCGGCGCTGTTCGCGGAGCCGAACCCGGCGCCGGTGAAGGCCGTGCTGGCCGCGCAAGGATGGTGCGAGGACGGGTTGCGGTTGCCGTTCGTGCCGGCGAGCGAGGGGGTGCGGGAGCGGCTGGGCAAGCTCTGTGCGGAACTGGAAGCGTCTGCGCAAGCTGTCGCGGCAGCGTAG
- a CDS encoding sulfate ABC transporter substrate-binding protein: MASIKEIGRWLHTGAAAALVVAATAAHADTSILNVSYDVTRELYKDINTSFAAAYKQKTGETVALKQSHGASSAQALSVLQGLQADVVTMNQPNDIDLLAERGQLLPKDWRARFPDNSSPYSTTMVFLVRKGNPKAIKDWSDLAKPGVQVIIANPKTSGNGRYAYLAAWGFQKQKGATDQQALDFEKAIFRNVPVLDSGGRGATTTFTQRGIGDVLVTFENEVALMDTGVSGAQFDAVYPSASILAEPPVAVVDKVVDKKGTRKVAQAYLEYLYTTEAQEIIARHHLRPRDANVLKKHAAEFKSLKTFSVEQVFGSWANAQKTHFADGGTFDQVIVDRK, translated from the coding sequence ATGGCAAGCATCAAGGAGATCGGCCGCTGGCTGCACACGGGCGCGGCGGCGGCGCTGGTCGTGGCGGCGACGGCTGCGCACGCGGACACGTCGATCCTGAACGTGTCGTACGACGTGACGCGCGAGCTGTACAAGGACATCAACACGAGCTTTGCCGCCGCCTACAAGCAGAAGACCGGCGAGACGGTCGCGCTCAAGCAGTCGCACGGCGCGTCGAGCGCGCAGGCGCTGTCGGTGCTGCAAGGGCTGCAGGCCGACGTCGTGACGATGAACCAGCCGAACGACATCGACCTGCTCGCCGAGCGCGGCCAACTGCTGCCGAAGGACTGGCGCGCGCGCTTCCCGGACAACAGCTCGCCGTATTCGACGACGATGGTGTTCCTGGTGCGCAAGGGCAACCCGAAGGCGATCAAGGACTGGAGCGATCTCGCGAAGCCCGGCGTCCAGGTGATCATCGCGAACCCGAAGACGTCGGGCAACGGCCGCTACGCGTATCTCGCCGCATGGGGCTTCCAGAAGCAGAAGGGCGCGACCGACCAGCAGGCGCTCGACTTCGAGAAGGCGATCTTCCGCAACGTGCCGGTGCTCGACTCGGGCGGCCGCGGCGCGACGACGACGTTCACGCAGCGCGGCATCGGCGACGTGCTGGTCACGTTCGAGAACGAGGTCGCGCTGATGGACACGGGCGTGTCGGGCGCGCAGTTCGACGCCGTGTATCCGTCGGCGAGCATCCTCGCGGAGCCGCCCGTCGCCGTCGTCGACAAGGTCGTCGACAAGAAGGGCACGCGCAAGGTCGCGCAGGCGTATCTCGAGTACCTGTACACGACGGAAGCGCAGGAGATCATCGCGCGGCACCATCTGCGCCCGCGCGACGCGAACGTGCTGAAGAAGCATGCGGCCGAGTTCAAGTCGCTGAAGACGTTCAGCGTCGAGCAGGTTTTCGGTAGCTGGGCCAACGCGCAGAAGACCCATTTCGCCGATGGCGGCACGTTCGACCAGGTGATCGTCGACCGGAAGTGA
- a CDS encoding glutathione S-transferase family protein — MKLYYWPKTRAFRALWMLEEIGVVYELVPIDLRSHEQGSDAFVQVNPMAKLPALDDGSVPFAESGAVLLYLADRCPGAGLGIAPDDPLRGRFLQWMFFTPTCLEPAMAEKFTGASGNPVAFGWGNITRVQRALAQALAHSPWLVGDHFTAADLLLASTLKIAFDAHLLPHEGVLGDYVARAEDRDAFRRAVAIEQREAARLLHA; from the coding sequence ATGAAGCTCTACTACTGGCCGAAGACCCGGGCATTCCGGGCGTTGTGGATGCTCGAGGAAATCGGCGTGGTGTACGAACTCGTGCCGATCGACCTGCGCTCGCACGAACAGGGCAGCGACGCGTTCGTGCAGGTCAACCCGATGGCCAAGCTGCCCGCACTCGACGACGGCAGCGTGCCGTTCGCCGAATCGGGCGCCGTGCTGCTCTATCTCGCCGACCGTTGCCCGGGCGCCGGGCTCGGCATTGCACCCGACGATCCGTTGCGCGGCCGGTTCCTCCAATGGATGTTCTTCACGCCGACCTGCCTCGAACCGGCGATGGCCGAGAAGTTCACGGGCGCGTCGGGCAATCCGGTCGCGTTCGGCTGGGGCAACATCACGCGCGTGCAGCGCGCGCTCGCGCAGGCGCTCGCCCATAGCCCCTGGCTCGTCGGCGACCACTTCACCGCGGCCGACCTGCTGCTCGCCAGCACGCTGAAGATCGCGTTCGACGCGCATCTGCTGCCGCACGAAGGCGTGCTCGGCGACTACGTCGCGCGAGCCGAGGACCGCGACGCGTTCCGCCGCGCGGTCGCGATCGAACAACGCGAGGCGGCGCGCCTGCTGCACGCGTGA
- a CDS encoding MFS transporter — translation MDTSCIASPSSPARDARGPAHRWRVLAAGIAANMSFSAAAAGIPTTAVWMRTAYHLDNGALGLVLGALGFGVALSELPWGIAADRFGDRHVLLTGLVATAAMLALMVCTIVPTAHAVPPLMRVVAAMSCVGLLGGSVNGSSGRAVMRWFGERERGLAMSIRQTAVPLGGGVGAALLPSLASHLGFAAVFGALMLLCAGSAALTWRWLHEPPAAPAAEHGAVHRPVEQHQQQQPARQTRSPLASGRVWRIVLGMGLLCAPQFAVLTFATVFLHDFGRLGLAGISAAMVALQLGAMVMRVWSGRHTDRHGNRRAYLRGSVLVAAGSFTLLAAATAGSPHVPLAAIVAILVFAGICVSAWHGVAYTELATLAGANHAGTALGMANTIVYLGLFATPLAIPPLLAVSSWGVVWLATALIAGATYPLFAVR, via the coding sequence ATGGATACCTCCTGCATCGCTTCCCCCTCCTCGCCCGCCCGCGACGCGCGCGGCCCGGCCCATCGCTGGCGCGTGCTGGCGGCCGGCATCGCCGCGAACATGAGCTTTTCGGCCGCCGCCGCCGGCATTCCGACCACGGCGGTGTGGATGCGCACGGCCTATCACCTCGACAACGGCGCGCTCGGCCTCGTGCTCGGCGCGCTCGGCTTCGGCGTCGCGCTGTCCGAGCTGCCGTGGGGAATCGCCGCCGACCGCTTCGGCGATCGCCACGTGCTGCTGACCGGGCTCGTCGCGACGGCCGCGATGCTCGCGCTGATGGTGTGCACGATCGTCCCGACCGCGCACGCGGTACCGCCGCTGATGCGCGTCGTCGCGGCGATGAGCTGCGTCGGCCTGCTCGGCGGCAGCGTGAACGGGTCGAGCGGGCGCGCGGTGATGCGCTGGTTCGGCGAGCGCGAACGCGGCCTCGCGATGAGCATCCGCCAGACGGCCGTGCCGCTCGGCGGCGGCGTCGGCGCGGCGCTGCTGCCGTCGCTCGCGTCGCATCTGGGCTTCGCCGCGGTGTTCGGTGCGCTGATGCTGTTGTGCGCGGGATCGGCCGCGCTGACCTGGCGCTGGCTGCACGAGCCGCCCGCCGCGCCGGCCGCCGAGCACGGCGCAGTGCATCGTCCCGTCGAGCAGCATCAGCAACAGCAGCCCGCCCGGCAAACGCGCAGCCCGCTCGCGAGCGGCCGCGTGTGGCGCATCGTGCTCGGCATGGGCCTGCTGTGCGCGCCGCAGTTCGCGGTGCTCACGTTCGCGACGGTGTTCCTGCACGACTTCGGCCGGCTCGGCCTCGCCGGCATCAGCGCGGCGATGGTCGCGCTGCAGCTCGGCGCGATGGTGATGCGCGTCTGGAGCGGCCGCCATACCGACCGGCACGGCAACCGCCGTGCGTACCTGCGCGGTTCGGTGCTCGTCGCGGCCGGATCGTTCACGCTGCTGGCAGCCGCGACGGCCGGCAGCCCGCACGTGCCGCTCGCGGCAATCGTCGCGATTCTCGTGTTCGCGGGCATCTGCGTGTCGGCGTGGCACGGCGTCGCGTACACGGAACTCGCGACGCTCGCGGGCGCGAACCACGCGGGCACCGCGCTCGGGATGGCGAACACGATCGTCTACCTCGGGCTGTTCGCGACGCCGCTCGCGATTCCCCCGCTGCTCGCCGTCAGTTCGTGGGGCGTGGTCTGGCTCGCGACCGCGCTGATCGCCGGCGCGACCTATCCGCTGTTCGCGGTGCGATAG
- a CDS encoding sugar O-acetyltransferase yields the protein MANDDRTTIIPRRTPQSAAMVAEVKRAMAITARLNRLTFDDAADVRALFSELIGTQVDDGFVLIPPFHATGGAGMKIGRNVFVNQNCTFYDLGGLAIGDDVMIGPNVSLITSGHPVEPSRRRDFVVAKPIVIERNVWIGAGATIIGGVTVGEHSVVAAGAVVTKDVPPNTLVGGNPATVIRSIAE from the coding sequence ATGGCAAACGACGATCGCACCACGATCATTCCGCGAAGAACGCCGCAATCGGCGGCCATGGTGGCCGAGGTCAAGCGCGCGATGGCGATCACCGCGCGGCTCAATCGCCTGACGTTCGACGATGCGGCCGACGTGCGCGCATTGTTCAGCGAACTGATCGGCACGCAGGTGGACGACGGCTTCGTGCTGATCCCGCCGTTCCATGCAACGGGCGGTGCCGGCATGAAGATCGGGCGCAACGTGTTCGTCAACCAGAACTGCACGTTCTACGACCTGGGCGGGCTCGCGATCGGCGACGACGTGATGATCGGGCCGAACGTCAGCCTCATCACGTCCGGCCATCCGGTCGAACCTTCCCGCCGGCGCGATTTCGTTGTCGCGAAGCCGATCGTGATCGAAAGGAACGTGTGGATCGGCGCGGGTGCGACGATCATCGGCGGCGTGACGGTGGGCGAGCATTCGGTCGTCGCGGCCGGGGCCGTCGTCACGAAGGACGTTCCGCCGAATACGCTGGTCGGCGGCAATCCGGCAACGGTCATCCGTTCGATAGCCGAGTGA
- a CDS encoding LysR substrate-binding domain-containing protein has protein sequence MPGQDLPRGGGEPLAMADAAVARPNFDVAALRSLVAGVDLGSFAKAADRVARSSSAVSAQIRKLEEQAGTPLFVKAGRGLALTDAGDAMLRYARRMIELNDEAAAAVRGVNLDGWVRVGLQEDFGEAILPDVLGRFARAHPKVRIEARVARNADLLDRLDANQLDLALVWGDPVSAAFVSRAGIDSEAIAQVPMQWIGAVGAGGFGMPDGGGEAGAEDGAGETGGRAVRAAGEPLPLVVFDRPCRFFGAATDALDRAGVPWRVAFTTPSLAGLWAAAAAGLGLTVRSHYGLPASVRVLDAAASGLPELPSLPLILLRRTSSATPTVDRLARIVTQAVRDAAEGAVAALAA, from the coding sequence GTGCCCGGACAAGACCTTCCCCGTGGCGGCGGCGAGCCGCTCGCAATGGCCGATGCCGCAGTGGCCCGGCCCAACTTCGACGTGGCGGCGCTGCGCAGCCTCGTCGCGGGCGTGGATCTCGGCAGTTTCGCGAAGGCGGCCGACCGCGTCGCGCGTTCGTCGTCGGCGGTGAGCGCGCAGATCCGCAAGCTCGAGGAGCAGGCCGGCACGCCGCTGTTCGTGAAAGCCGGGCGCGGGCTCGCGCTGACCGACGCCGGCGACGCGATGCTGCGCTATGCGCGGCGGATGATCGAGCTGAACGACGAAGCGGCCGCGGCCGTGCGCGGCGTGAATCTCGACGGCTGGGTGCGCGTCGGGCTGCAGGAGGATTTCGGCGAGGCGATCCTGCCCGATGTGCTCGGGCGGTTTGCGCGCGCGCATCCGAAGGTGAGGATCGAGGCGCGCGTGGCGCGCAATGCCGATCTGCTCGACCGGCTCGATGCGAACCAGCTCGATCTCGCGCTCGTGTGGGGCGATCCGGTGTCGGCGGCGTTCGTGTCGCGGGCGGGGATCGACAGCGAGGCGATCGCGCAGGTGCCGATGCAATGGATCGGCGCGGTGGGCGCGGGCGGTTTCGGGATGCCGGACGGCGGCGGGGAGGCGGGCGCGGAAGACGGTGCGGGCGAAACGGGTGGCCGTGCCGTGCGCGCGGCGGGCGAGCCGCTGCCGCTCGTCGTGTTCGACCGGCCGTGCCGGTTCTTCGGCGCGGCGACCGATGCGCTCGACCGTGCGGGCGTGCCGTGGCGCGTCGCGTTCACGACGCCGAGTCTTGCCGGACTATGGGCCGCGGCGGCGGCCGGCCTCGGGCTGACGGTGCGCTCGCACTACGGGCTGCCCGCGTCGGTGCGCGTGCTCGACGCGGCGGCGTCCGGGCTGCCGGAACTGCCGAGCCTGCCGCTGATCCTGCTGCGGCGCACGTCGTCGGCGACGCCGACCGTCGACCGGCTCGCGCGGATCGTGACTCAGGCGGTGCGGGATGCGGCGGAGGGGGCGGTGGCGGCACTGGCGGCCTGA